One window from the genome of Pseudomonadota bacterium encodes:
- a CDS encoding flagellar basal body P-ring protein FlgI, producing the protein MLERIVKNARKTVRKTVRKTLMLMAVFSCLVLMAPADAAATRIKDIVDFEGVRDNMLVGYGLVVGLNGTGDSLRNSPFTEQSLIGMLERLGVNVRNANLNTKNIAAVMVTATLPPFANQGSRIDVTISAMGDAKSLQGGTLLVTPLLGADAEVYAVAQGQVAVAGFSASGDGESVTQNIPTGGRVAAGAIVEKEIDFNLADLENIRLSLRNPDFTTSRRVANAINKYLKHPAAFPENSSSIRLTVPPSYGAGLVNLITDIEQLSIVPDQIARVVIDERSGVIVMGQNVRISTVAIAQGNLTISITETPQVSQPQPFSENGETVVVPRTNVTISSDQDKRIAVMQEGVTLQELVQSLNALGIGPRDIITILQSIKAAGALQAEIDVM; encoded by the coding sequence ATGCTGGAAAGAATCGTAAAAAATGCCCGAAAAACCGTGCGCAAAACCGTGCGGAAAACGCTGATGCTGATGGCTGTGTTCAGCTGTCTGGTGTTGATGGCACCCGCTGATGCGGCGGCGACGCGGATTAAAGACATCGTTGATTTTGAAGGTGTGCGCGACAATATGCTGGTCGGATACGGCCTCGTTGTCGGGCTGAACGGTACGGGGGACAGTCTTCGAAACTCGCCTTTTACCGAGCAAAGCCTGATCGGGATGCTGGAAAGACTGGGCGTGAATGTCCGTAATGCCAATTTGAACACGAAAAATATTGCCGCCGTTATGGTCACGGCGACTTTGCCGCCCTTTGCCAATCAGGGATCGCGCATTGATGTGACGATTTCCGCTATGGGTGATGCCAAAAGCCTGCAAGGCGGGACATTGCTGGTGACGCCGCTGCTGGGTGCGGATGCCGAGGTTTATGCCGTTGCACAGGGACAGGTTGCCGTTGCAGGTTTTTCCGCCTCCGGAGACGGGGAAAGCGTGACGCAAAATATTCCGACCGGCGGCCGTGTTGCCGCAGGGGCGATTGTCGAGAAAGAAATCGATTTCAATCTGGCGGATCTGGAGAATATCCGTTTGTCTTTGCGGAATCCTGATTTCACGACCTCGCGCCGCGTGGCGAATGCCATTAACAAATACCTGAAACATCCGGCGGCTTTCCCTGAAAATTCCTCCTCGATCCGTTTGACGGTGCCGCCTTCTTACGGTGCGGGGCTGGTGAATCTGATTACCGATATCGAACAGTTATCGATTGTGCCGGACCAGATTGCGCGTGTTGTGATTGATGAACGCTCGGGCGTGATTGTCATGGGGCAGAATGTGCGTATTTCAACAGTGGCGATTGCGCAGGGTAATCTGACGATCAGCATTACCGAGACACCGCAAGTGTCACAGCCGCAGCCTTTCTCGGAAAACGGCGAGACCGTCGTGGTGCCGCGCACCAATGTGACGATCAGCTCCGATCAGGATAAGCGCATCGCCGTCATGCAGGAGGGCGTCACTCTGCAAGAGCTGGTGCAAAGCCTGAATGCGCTGGGTATCGGTCCGCGTGACATCATCACCATTTTACAGTCAATCAAGGCCGCAGGCGCATTGCAGGCCGAAATTGATGTGATGTAA
- a CDS encoding flagellar biosynthesis protein FlgJ, which produces MDTAAANFSTAVSGMQNVRVADATGKMKAPQNIGDIEKTAKEFEAVFLSQMLTQMFAGIKTDGMFGGGYAENMYRDLMIGEYGKEIAAAGGLGIADSVKSFMISAQENAQNAPEQQDGQGEK; this is translated from the coding sequence ATGGACACAGCAGCCGCAAATTTCAGCACAGCCGTCTCAGGGATGCAAAATGTCCGCGTGGCTGATGCCACAGGAAAAATGAAGGCACCGCAGAATATCGGTGATATCGAGAAGACAGCCAAAGAATTTGAAGCCGTCTTTCTCTCGCAAATGCTGACGCAGATGTTTGCCGGTATCAAAACCGACGGCATGTTCGGCGGCGGCTATGCGGAAAACATGTATCGTGATCTGATGATCGGCGAATACGGCAAGGAAATCGCGGCGGCCGGCGGGCTGGGAATCGCGGATTCAGTGAAAAGCTTTATGATCTCGGCGCAGGAAAACGCCCAGAATGCGCCGGAACAACAGGATGGACAGGGAGAAAAATAA
- a CDS encoding GNAT family N-acetyltransferase — protein sequence MFQTSENSVLNFCSCSIFCSTIFFERRADNDHSIQICNDRSRPRSLFCRPHRGFCERAECAAELERDEHDDSAAHILAEDENGCILGTARLRYLDNIAKIERVAVLEEARGKGIGRGIMAFIIEKAAEKGDIAKLKLGSQSHAIPFYAALGFKTVGEEYMDAGIPHRDMVKDNQIKG from the coding sequence GTGTTCCAGACATCCGAAAACAGTGTTTTAAATTTTTGCAGCTGTTCCATTTTTTGTAGTACCATTTTTTTTGAAAGAAGGGCTGATAATGACCATAGCATACAGATATGCAATGACAGATCAAGACCGCGAAGCCTGTTTTGCCGTCCGCATCGCGGTTTTTGTGAAAGGGCAGAATGTGCCGCCGAACTGGAGCGGGATGAGCATGACGACAGCGCGGCCCATATTCTGGCGGAAGATGAAAACGGATGCATTTTGGGGACGGCACGGCTGCGTTATCTGGATAATATTGCAAAAATCGAGCGTGTCGCGGTGCTGGAAGAGGCGCGCGGAAAAGGCATCGGGCGCGGTATTATGGCGTTTATCATTGAAAAAGCCGCGGAAAAAGGCGATATTGCGAAGCTGAAGCTTGGCAGCCAGAGCCATGCGATTCCGTTTTATGCGGCGCTGGGGTTCAAGACGGTTGGCGAGGAATATATGGATGCGGGGATTCCGCATCGCGATATGGTGAAAGACAATCAAATAAAAGGGTGA
- a CDS encoding flagellar assembly protein FliX, whose amino-acid sequence MKVEGPRRGADKTSNKKAVSGKDNGAFSALVKQAADLHKAQDTGEIGKIAALPVLEDSLSGKSPEQQAVAEADTLLLQLETLRLGLLSGSLPVKVLHNLSASLKKQRPQVSDPQLLEILDEIDLRAQVELAKYDRP is encoded by the coding sequence ATGAAAGTCGAAGGACCGCGCCGCGGCGCGGATAAAACCAGCAATAAGAAAGCCGTTTCCGGCAAAGATAACGGCGCTTTTTCCGCCTTGGTCAAACAGGCCGCCGATCTGCATAAGGCGCAGGATACCGGAGAAATCGGAAAAATCGCGGCTTTGCCGGTTCTTGAAGACAGCCTGTCCGGAAAATCACCCGAACAACAGGCCGTCGCAGAGGCGGATACGCTGCTATTGCAGCTGGAAACCCTGCGTCTGGGACTGCTGAGCGGCTCCCTGCCCGTCAAAGTACTGCATAACCTTTCCGCCAGTCTAAAAAAACAGCGCCCGCAAGTCAGTGACCCGCAGCTGCTGGAAATTCTGGATGAAATCGATTTACGCGCACAGGTGGAACTGGCCAAATACGACAGGCCATAA
- a CDS encoding mechanosensitive ion channel family protein: MEQLQKFKTLFSDVWNTEALGADVGTWIIVVLIFLFFVMLRGVFTRFLFTRLGKLTAKTKTDLDDHVFKAVEKPVSLLPVVIGLFIATSYLDPEGKLAGITYNLEKSLITIVLFWSLHNAMDPVSAGLTRLEKMFSKPMVSWLRKGLKFLLIFIGVATVLEIWGIKVAPIIAGFGLFGVAVALGAQDMFKNLIAGLTVIAEKRFQPGDWILVDGIVEGTVEDIGFRSTQVRRFDKAPVHVPNAKLADSAVTNFSAMTHRRIYWKIGVTYDTSIAQLKEIRDGIEKYVLKNAAFAAPEDVATFVRIDSFNSSSIDIMLYCFTKTTNWGEWLEIKEELAYRIKDIVEGAGSGFAFPSQSLYVEALPGNGPEVFVPPKKAKTAKKAAKKSAA, from the coding sequence ATGGAACAGCTGCAAAAATTTAAAACACTGTTTTCGGATGTCTGGAACACCGAAGCCCTTGGCGCCGATGTCGGCACATGGATCATTGTCGTCCTGATTTTTCTGTTTTTTGTGATGCTGCGCGGTGTCTTTACGCGTTTCTTATTCACCAGATTGGGGAAATTGACCGCCAAAACAAAAACCGATCTGGATGACCATGTTTTCAAAGCCGTCGAAAAACCCGTCAGCCTGCTGCCGGTTGTGATCGGACTCTTTATCGCCACCAGCTATCTTGATCCGGAAGGAAAACTGGCAGGCATAACCTATAACCTCGAAAAATCTCTGATTACAATTGTGCTGTTCTGGTCGCTGCATAATGCGATGGATCCCGTCTCGGCGGGGCTGACCAGACTGGAAAAGATGTTCTCCAAACCGATGGTGTCATGGCTGCGCAAAGGATTGAAATTCCTGCTGATCTTCATCGGTGTGGCAACGGTGCTGGAAATATGGGGCATCAAAGTCGCACCGATTATCGCCGGTTTCGGGCTGTTCGGCGTTGCCGTGGCTTTGGGAGCGCAGGACATGTTCAAAAACCTGATTGCCGGGCTGACGGTGATCGCCGAGAAACGCTTTCAACCCGGTGACTGGATTCTGGTTGACGGTATTGTCGAAGGCACGGTTGAGGATATCGGTTTCCGTTCCACACAGGTGCGCCGCTTTGACAAGGCGCCCGTCCATGTGCCGAATGCGAAACTGGCCGATAGCGCCGTCACCAATTTCAGCGCCATGACCCATCGCCGTATTTATTGGAAGATCGGCGTGACTTATGACACGAGCATCGCGCAATTAAAAGAAATCCGTGACGGTATCGAAAAATATGTTTTGAAAAACGCCGCTTTTGCCGCGCCGGAAGATGTCGCAACCTTCGTGCGTATTGACAGCTTTAACAGCAGCTCTATTGATATCATGCTCTATTGCTTTACCAAAACGACGAATTGGGGAGAATGGCTGGAAATAAAAGAAGAGCTTGCCTACCGCATCAAAGACATTGTCGAGGGCGCAGGATCAGGCTTTGCCTTCCCCAGCCAATCGCTTTATGTCGAGGCATTACCCGGCAACGGGCCGGAAGTTTTCGTGCCGCCGAAAAAAGCAAAAACAGCGAAGAAAGCCGCGAAAAAATCAGCTGCCTAG
- a CDS encoding isovaleryl-CoA dehydrogenase, with translation MQSFPSLNFALGDTADMLRDSVRDFAQSEIAPRAAEIDEKNTFPNELWPQFGEMGLLGITVPEEYGGSAMGYVEHVVAMEEISRASASVGLSYGAFSNLCVNQIKLNGNEEQKKKYLPGLCAGTKIGALAMSENGAGSDVVSMQLKAEKQGDRYILNGNKMWITNGPDADVLVVYAKTDPAAGSKGITAFIVEKDFKGFSTAQKLDKLGMRGSNTCELIFQDCEVPEENILGTTGAGVRVLMSGLDYERAVLAAGPLGIMQSCLDIVLPYIHDRKQFGQSIGEFQLMQGKIADMYVALSTSRAYVYAVAGACDRGEVARKDAAGAILYAAEKATWMALEAIQCLGGNGYINEFPTGRLLRDAKLYEIGAGTSEIRRMLIGRELFKETA, from the coding sequence ATTCAATCTTTCCCCTCCCTGAATTTCGCCCTTGGCGATACCGCCGATATGCTGCGCGACAGCGTCCGTGATTTTGCCCAAAGCGAGATCGCCCCGCGCGCCGCCGAAATTGACGAGAAAAACACCTTCCCCAATGAGCTTTGGCCGCAATTCGGCGAAATGGGGCTGCTGGGCATCACCGTACCGGAAGAATATGGCGGATCAGCCATGGGCTATGTCGAACATGTGGTGGCGATGGAGGAAATCAGCCGCGCCTCCGCCAGTGTCGGTCTCAGCTATGGTGCTTTTTCCAATCTTTGCGTCAACCAGATCAAGCTGAACGGCAATGAGGAACAGAAAAAGAAATATCTGCCCGGACTATGCGCAGGCACAAAAATCGGCGCGCTTGCCATGTCGGAAAACGGCGCAGGCTCCGATGTCGTCTCCATGCAGCTGAAAGCCGAAAAACAGGGTGACCGCTATATTCTAAACGGCAATAAAATGTGGATTACCAACGGCCCCGATGCCGATGTGCTGGTCGTCTATGCCAAAACCGACCCCGCCGCAGGCAGTAAAGGCATTACCGCCTTTATCGTTGAAAAGGATTTCAAAGGTTTCTCGACCGCACAAAAACTCGACAAGCTCGGCATGCGCGGCTCCAATACCTGCGAGCTGATCTTTCAGGATTGCGAAGTGCCTGAGGAAAATATCCTCGGCACAACAGGCGCAGGTGTCCGCGTTTTAATGAGCGGGCTGGATTACGAACGCGCCGTACTGGCGGCAGGACCGCTGGGCATCATGCAATCCTGTCTTGATATCGTGCTACCTTACATCCATGACCGCAAACAATTCGGCCAATCCATCGGTGAATTCCAGCTGATGCAAGGCAAAATCGCCGATATGTATGTCGCATTATCGACCTCCCGCGCCTATGTTTATGCCGTGGCAGGTGCCTGCGACCGCGGCGAAGTCGCCCGCAAGGATGCCGCAGGCGCCATCCTTTACGCAGCAGAGAAAGCAACATGGATGGCGCTGGAGGCCATTCAATGTCTGGGCGGAAACGGCTATATCAATGAATTCCCGACAGGGCGTTTACTGCGCGATGCCAAGCTATATGAAATCGGCGCAGGCACTTCCGAGATCCGCCGTATGCTGATCGGCCGCGAGCTGTTCAAGGAAACCGCCTAA
- a CDS encoding TerB family tellurite resistance protein: MVENASLSESRFNMWRALVALVHTDHKVMDEECDFFIRRFDAIPFTEDQKQILRQDLADVQDVSKLYELISDKEDRGTFIYFARLLFWCDGEFHAQEDAILQHLHQQTISKLDLEAIMTDVNAEVRRTMTEYDIDMESKQQNSGPWSAFLFALSSGLWPAKKIRDFLND, translated from the coding sequence ATGGTAGAGAACGCGTCTCTTAGTGAAAGCCGTTTCAATATGTGGCGTGCGCTTGTCGCTCTTGTCCATACTGACCATAAAGTGATGGATGAGGAATGCGATTTTTTTATCAGACGCTTTGACGCCATCCCCTTTACGGAAGACCAAAAACAAATTCTGCGGCAGGATTTGGCGGATGTGCAAGATGTGTCAAAACTCTATGAGCTGATCAGCGACAAGGAAGACCGCGGCACATTCATTTACTTCGCGCGGTTGCTGTTCTGGTGTGACGGCGAATTTCATGCACAGGAAGATGCCATTCTTCAACATCTGCATCAGCAAACCATCAGCAAGCTGGATCTGGAAGCCATTATGACGGATGTCAATGCCGAGGTGCGCCGCACCATGACGGAATATGATATCGACATGGAAAGCAAACAACAAAACTCCGGCCCGTGGTCAGCCTTCCTGTTCGCACTCAGCAGCGGATTATGGCCCGCCAAAAAGATACGCGACTTCCTGAATGATTGA
- a CDS encoding ShlB/FhaC/HecB family hemolysin secretion/activation protein codes for MFRIDRHIPALFALMLCMIVATPVFAQNIPSSADPARVQGHIRQEWLPPLEKERSVVKEEAPAATPTPQGAALIRFPLEQIFVDGMTVYKEEDIRPLYQKMIGEDVTLVDIFALADALTVKYRNDGYILTRAVVPAQEIENGTVRLQVVEGYIDAVKIEGDTRAAHKRIRHYLTPVQAARPLNMKQLERALLLINDLPGVTARNILSPSLNTFGAADLTLIVTDTKIFSGNLRADNRGSRYLGPLQVSATVNTENLLKQHDRIFLQSVTALHSSDTREMDYIGAGYSQPVGRFGTILSIGGNISFSEPGYTLTQFNIDGRTDTVNIALTQPLIRSRLTNLSLTGSFDLMNTKRTDNINPAPTEDRLRVLRLAVSGHHFDRFSGVTSGNLQISQGLDILNATETGSANLTRARGVSDFFKATAQIDRLQRVTDRIQFYGAVTGQKSAHMLLSSEEFGIGGADFGRAYDASEITGEDAVAAKAELRFLNPLPLVIKSHQFYGFYDIGKVWDPDNNIVSAQTRSLASAGLGVNMTFWKDVALNIEAAKPLTRPVAYNGSSKWRWFFSLNASF; via the coding sequence ATGTTCCGGATAGACCGTCATATTCCCGCCCTGTTTGCGCTGATGCTTTGCATGATTGTCGCAACACCTGTTTTCGCGCAGAATATTCCGTCATCCGCCGACCCTGCCCGTGTGCAGGGGCATATCCGGCAGGAATGGCTGCCGCCGCTGGAAAAAGAACGCAGCGTCGTCAAAGAAGAAGCACCGGCAGCCACCCCCACGCCGCAAGGTGCAGCACTGATCCGCTTTCCACTGGAACAGATTTTTGTCGATGGTATGACGGTTTATAAGGAAGAGGATATCCGCCCGCTATATCAGAAGATGATTGGCGAAGACGTGACGCTGGTCGATATCTTCGCGCTGGCGGATGCGCTGACGGTCAAATACCGCAATGACGGCTATATTCTGACCCGCGCCGTTGTCCCCGCACAGGAAATCGAAAACGGCACGGTGCGTCTGCAAGTCGTCGAAGGCTATATTGACGCCGTCAAAATCGAAGGCGATACCCGCGCTGCACATAAACGCATCCGTCATTACCTGACTCCTGTTCAGGCGGCACGGCCTTTGAATATGAAACAGCTGGAACGCGCCCTATTATTGATTAATGATCTGCCCGGTGTGACGGCACGCAATATCCTCAGCCCGTCCCTCAACACATTCGGCGCGGCTGATCTGACGCTGATTGTCACGGATACGAAAATTTTCAGTGGCAATCTGCGCGCCGATAACCGCGGCTCCCGCTATCTGGGTCCGTTACAGGTCAGCGCCACCGTCAATACCGAAAATCTTCTGAAACAGCATGACCGCATTTTCCTGCAAAGCGTCACCGCCCTGCACAGCAGCGACACGCGCGAAATGGATTATATCGGCGCGGGATACAGCCAGCCTGTCGGGCGTTTCGGCACGATCCTGTCCATTGGCGGCAATATTTCCTTTAGTGAGCCGGGTTATACGCTGACCCAGTTCAATATCGACGGACGCACCGATACCGTCAATATCGCCCTGACCCAGCCTTTGATCCGCTCCCGCCTGACCAATCTGAGTCTGACCGGCAGTTTTGATCTGATGAACACCAAGCGCACCGATAATATCAACCCCGCCCCGACCGAAGACAGGCTGCGCGTCTTGCGCCTAGCCGTCAGCGGCCACCATTTCGACCGTTTTTCCGGCGTCACCTCCGGCAATCTCCAAATTAGTCAGGGCTTGGATATCCTCAACGCCACCGAAACAGGTTCTGCCAATCTGACCCGCGCCCGCGGCGTCAGCGATTTTTTCAAAGCCACGGCACAGATCGACCGCCTGCAGCGCGTCACTGACCGTATCCAGTTTTACGGCGCGGTCACCGGCCAGAAATCAGCCCATATGCTGCTGTCATCAGAGGAATTCGGTATCGGCGGCGCGGATTTCGGACGCGCCTATGATGCCTCGGAAATAACGGGGGAAGACGCTGTTGCCGCAAAGGCCGAGCTGCGCTTTCTCAACCCGCTGCCGCTGGTCATTAAAAGCCACCAGTTTTACGGTTTCTACGATATCGGCAAGGTCTGGGATCCGGATAACAATATCGTCTCCGCGCAAACGCGTTCCCTCGCATCGGCAGGGCTTGGCGTCAATATGACGTTTTGGAAAGATGTTGCCTTGAATATCGAAGCGGCAAAACCGCTGACCCGTCCCGTTGCCTATAACGGCAGCAGTAAATGGCGCTGGTTTTTCAGCCTGAATGCGTCTTTCTAA
- a CDS encoding L,D-transpeptidase family protein codes for MRYFLGFLAVFAVLFFSAPAGARVAATGVPVVQDDLTAAEEKEEITDTPISYDMPFYAKEDAVVMGQVKTHITGEEDTLMDIARAYGLGYVALRAANPGVDAWAPLPGSEMRIPAMRLLPRAPQEGIVINLGEMRLFYFAGDGSVESFPIGIGREGLQTPTGATKIVKKLVKPSWYPTDRMREEKPGLPERVRSGPSNPLGDYALYLGWPTFLIHGTNKPWGIGRRVSSGCIRMYPEDIKLLYARAELDMKVTVVDQPVKLAFLEDGLYMQAHPTRRQSDALESDGIIPAELTDKEVPAELKTFIDKIITQHGGYEKESPDWDKVLEVLKARSGIPAKILGGQT; via the coding sequence ATGCGGTATTTTCTCGGTTTTCTGGCGGTATTTGCGGTGCTGTTTTTTTCGGCGCCGGCAGGGGCGCGTGTGGCTGCGACCGGTGTTCCTGTTGTGCAGGATGACCTGACGGCGGCGGAGGAAAAAGAGGAAATTACCGATACGCCGATTTCCTATGATATGCCTTTCTATGCGAAAGAGGATGCGGTGGTGATGGGACAGGTGAAAACCCATATCACCGGCGAGGAAGATACGCTGATGGATATTGCTCGTGCCTACGGGCTTGGTTATGTGGCTCTGCGTGCCGCCAATCCGGGGGTGGATGCCTGGGCGCCGCTGCCCGGCAGCGAGATGAGGATTCCGGCGATGCGTCTTCTGCCGCGTGCGCCGCAAGAGGGGATTGTCATTAATCTGGGAGAAATGCGGCTGTTTTATTTTGCCGGAGACGGATCGGTAGAAAGTTTTCCCATCGGCATCGGGCGCGAAGGTCTGCAAACCCCGACAGGGGCGACGAAAATCGTCAAAAAACTTGTCAAGCCGAGCTGGTATCCGACCGACCGTATGCGCGAGGAAAAACCCGGCCTGCCCGAACGTGTGCGGTCAGGCCCGTCAAACCCGCTGGGGGATTATGCGCTGTATCTGGGTTGGCCGACCTTTTTAATTCATGGCACGAACAAGCCCTGGGGGATCGGGCGGCGCGTCAGTTCAGGCTGTATCCGCATGTATCCGGAGGATATCAAACTGCTTTATGCGCGGGCGGAGCTGGATATGAAGGTCACGGTTGTTGACCAGCCTGTGAAACTGGCATTTCTGGAAGACGGGCTGTATATGCAGGCGCATCCGACCCGTCGGCAAAGCGATGCGCTGGAAAGTGACGGGATCATTCCGGCGGAGCTGACGGATAAAGAGGTTCCTGCGGAGCTGAAAACATTTATCGACAAAATTATCACGCAGCATGGCGGCTATGAGAAAGAGTCGCCGGACTGGGATAAAGTGCTGGAGGTTCTGAAAGCCCGCAGCGGTATCCCCGCCAAAATTCTGGGAGGACAAACATGA
- the aroA gene encoding 3-phosphoshikimate 1-carboxyvinyltransferase — MTSATARKTKQGLSGVFPVPGDKSISHRSLIFAALAEGVTEIYGLLESDDVLHTADALQKMGILIEKEDTAQGRVWRVTGGKLTSPKEPLYLGNSGTSARLLAGVIAGQGITACLTGDASLSKRPMARVTEPLSKMGATFRQEKEDAALPLWIEGTATPKAIRYKSPVASAQVKSAILLAGLNAEGETCVHEPGSSRDHTERMLEAFGIAVETGAAYGGGSEAALKGGTKLVSPGRIDVPADPSSAAFPAVAALITKKSFVVLPAVSMNPTRAGLYKILKKMGADIELKNETSLGGEPVADLHIRSGEVLKGCTVPAVYVPTMIDEYPILAVAASVAEGVTRMEGLAELRVKESNRLEKIADGLKACGVRTEIDGDDLIVYGRGHLSVMGGATIETGFDHRIAMSFLVLGGITREPVTIDRADAIATSFPSFIKEMNKRGCDIRLAGEQRAALGS, encoded by the coding sequence ATGACATCGGCAACCGCGCGTAAAACCAAACAGGGGCTTTCCGGCGTCTTTCCCGTGCCGGGGGATAAATCCATTTCGCACCGCTCTCTGATTTTTGCGGCGCTTGCGGAAGGTGTGACGGAAATTTACGGCTTGCTGGAAAGTGATGATGTTTTGCACACGGCGGATGCGTTGCAAAAAATGGGTATTCTGATTGAAAAGGAAGATACGGCGCAAGGGCGCGTCTGGCGCGTGACAGGCGGCAAGCTGACATCACCGAAAGAACCGCTTTATCTGGGCAATAGCGGCACATCGGCGCGGCTTCTGGCGGGCGTGATTGCCGGACAGGGGATTACCGCCTGTTTGACGGGGGATGCCTCGCTGTCAAAACGTCCGATGGCGCGGGTTACCGAACCGCTGTCAAAAATGGGCGCAACATTCCGGCAGGAAAAGGAAGATGCCGCTTTGCCGCTGTGGATTGAGGGCACGGCAACACCGAAAGCCATTCGCTATAAAAGCCCTGTCGCCTCGGCGCAGGTGAAATCGGCGATTCTGTTGGCGGGTTTGAATGCGGAAGGCGAAACCTGCGTGCATGAGCCGGGTAGCAGCCGTGACCATACCGAACGCATGCTGGAAGCTTTTGGCATCGCGGTTGAAACCGGTGCGGCCTATGGCGGCGGCAGCGAGGCGGCTTTAAAAGGCGGCACAAAACTTGTTTCACCGGGGCGGATTGATGTTCCTGCCGATCCCAGCTCTGCGGCCTTTCCTGCCGTGGCGGCGTTGATCACAAAAAAATCCTTTGTTGTTCTGCCTGCGGTGTCAATGAATCCGACACGGGCGGGGCTGTATAAAATTCTGAAAAAAATGGGTGCGGATATTGAGTTGAAAAACGAAACATCGCTCGGCGGCGAGCCTGTTGCCGATCTGCATATCCGGTCAGGCGAGGTCTTAAAGGGCTGCACGGTTCCGGCGGTTTATGTGCCGACAATGATTGATGAATATCCGATATTGGCGGTGGCGGCATCTGTTGCCGAAGGCGTGACCCGTATGGAAGGGCTGGCGGAGCTGCGCGTCAAGGAAAGCAACCGTCTGGAAAAAATCGCCGACGGTTTGAAAGCCTGCGGTGTGCGCACGGAAATCGACGGCGATGATCTGATTGTTTACGGGCGCGGTCATCTGTCGGTGATGGGCGGGGCGACAATTGAAACCGGTTTTGATCACCGTATTGCGATGAGCTTTCTGGTGCTGGGCGGTATCACGCGTGAGCCTGTCACGATTGACCGCGCCGATGCGATTGCCACCAGCTTCCCGTCATTTATCAAGGAAATGAACAAGCGCGGCTGTGATATCCGCCTTGCCGGTGAACAGCGCGCGGCACTAGGCAGCTGA
- a CDS encoding sulfite exporter TauE/SafE family protein — protein MFDSEILTLIYVFVIGLLSGLAGATMGAGGLVTIPGLILLGLPPATAIGTNRLSALGLWITAFNRFRKNDKVVWKYVLPLCILAAIGGLAGAFIVLQVPEKLLKAVVGFFILLTLALMLFKKDAGISLKDVTPWKRRIGYFLYFLVAMYGGFFGGGVVALMVVILIFLFGFKIVEANATCAVPWIVLSGFCLVFFALHGLVDWYYGTVMTAGAIWGGHLGANAVIKNGDKWMKKIFIAGMALAALKLLYDSILT, from the coding sequence ATGTTTGATTCAGAAATCCTGACCCTGATCTATGTCTTCGTGATCGGGCTGCTCTCCGGCCTTGCCGGCGCCACGATGGGCGCAGGCGGGCTTGTCACCATTCCTGGGTTGATCCTGCTGGGACTGCCCCCTGCCACCGCCATCGGCACCAACCGCCTGTCCGCATTAGGGTTGTGGATTACCGCCTTTAACCGTTTCCGCAAAAATGACAAAGTCGTCTGGAAATATGTTCTGCCGCTCTGCATATTGGCCGCTATCGGCGGGCTGGCAGGAGCCTTTATCGTTTTGCAAGTGCCGGAAAAACTGCTGAAAGCCGTTGTCGGTTTCTTCATTCTGCTGACGCTGGCTCTGATGCTGTTCAAAAAAGACGCAGGTATCAGCCTGAAAGACGTCACGCCGTGGAAACGCCGCATCGGCTATTTCCTGTATTTTCTGGTGGCCATGTATGGCGGATTTTTCGGCGGCGGTGTGGTTGCGCTGATGGTCGTGATCCTGATTTTCCTGTTCGGTTTTAAAATCGTCGAGGCCAATGCCACCTGCGCCGTACCGTGGATTGTGCTGTCCGGTTTTTGTCTGGTTTTCTTTGCCCTGCACGGTCTGGTCGATTGGTATTACGGTACGGTGATGACAGCGGGCGCAATATGGGGCGGGCATCTGGGAGCCAATGCCGTCATCAAAAACGGCGATAAATGGATGAAAAAAATCTTCATCGCGGGCATGGCGCTCGCCGCCCTGAAACTGCTTTATGACAGCATCTTGACTTAA